In the genome of Flavobacteriales bacterium, the window AAAAGAATCATTGTATAAGGGTTTGGAAAAGGCAATTGTAGGTGGACGAGTAGGAGATATCGGACATGCTATTCAAAACTATGTTGAGCAAAAAGGTTATTCAGTGGTTAGAGAATTGGTTGGTCACGGATTGGGGAGAAATCTGCATGAAGGTCCTGAAGTTCCAAATTATGGGAAACAAGGGAAAGGCATCAAACTTCAAAAAGGTTTGGTAATTGCAATTGAACCAATGATCAATATGGGTAAGAAAGAGATCATTCAAAAGAATGATGGATGGACTATTCAAACAAAGGATAATCAAGCTTCAGCACATTTTGAGCACAGCTTGGCAATAAGAAATGGGGAACCAGATGTTTTATCGACTTTTAAGTATATAGAAGAGGTATTAAAAAAGAAGAATAGAGAGTTTTAAGTATGGCAAAGCAATTATCGATATCACAAGATGGAACCATCATGGAAGCATTAGCAAATGCGATCTTCCGTGTGGAACTTGAAAATGGTCATAGTATAACTGCTCATATATCAGGTAAGATGAGAATGCATTACATTAAATTGTTACCTGGTGATAAAGTGAAATTAGAGATGTCTCCTTATGATTTATCAAAAGGCAGGATAACTTTTAGATATAAATAAAGCTATGAAAGTACGAGCATCAGTAAAGAAAAGAAGCGTCGATTGCAAGATTGTAAGAAGAAAGGGCCGATTATATGTAATCAATAAAAAGAACCCACGGTTTAAGCAAAGACAAGGGTAATTAATAATTTAACTATTGGAATATGGCAAGAATTGCTGGAATAGACTTACCGAGTAAAAAACGAGGAGAAATCGGATTAACCTATGTTTACGGTATTGGTAAAAGAAGTGCTCAGAGGATTCTCGAAGAGGCTGGAATAGATGTCAACGTCAAGTGTGAAGACTGGGATGATGATCAGTTAAATAAGATTAGAAAGATCATCGGTGATAGCTATAAGGTAGAAGGTACGCTTAGATCTGAGATTCAACTTAATATTAAGCGTCTTGTTGATATTGGTTGCTACAGAGGTATTAGACATAGAACAGGTCTTCCTTTGAGAGGTCAAAGAACTAAGAATAACTCTAGAACAAGAAAGGGGAGAAGAAAGACAATCGCTAATAAAAAGAAAGTAACTAAATAAATAAGTTATGGCTAAAAGCACTACTAAAAAAAGAAAAGTAAATGTGGAGTCCACAGGACATGTTCACATTAAAGCGACTTTCAATAATATTATTATCTCGCTTTGTAATACTGAGGGGCAAGTGATCTCATGGTCGTCTGCGGGTAAAATGGGTTTTAGGGGATCTAAAAAAAACACCCCATACGCAGCACAAGTTGCAGCAGAAGACTGTACTAAAGTTGCACACGATGCTGGTATGAGAAGAGCTAAGGTTTATGTTAAAGGACCTGGTTCTGGGAGAGATTCTGCGATTAGAACAATTCACAATAGTGGGATTGAAATAACAGAAATAGTAGACGTTACACCTATGCCTCATAATGGCTGTAGACCACCGAAGAGACGAAGGGTATAATTTAAGATTGATTAATTAAAGAGTTATGGCAAGATATACAGGACCAAAGAGCAGGATCGCTCGTAAGTTTCAGGAACCTATATTTGGTGAGGATAAGTACCTTGAAAAAAAGAATTATCCTCCTGGACAACATGGTCCAAATAAGAATAGAAGGAATAAGCAATCTGAGTATGCACTTCAGTTAAGAGAAAAGCAAAAAGCTAAATACATGTATGGTATTTTAGAAAAACAATTTGCGAATCTTTTTGATAAAGCTTCAAGAGCAAAGGGTATTACAGGTGAGATCTTATTACAATATTGTGAGTTAAGATTAGATAACACTGTATATCGATTAGGTATTGCTTCAACGCGTAGCGCTGCACGTCAATTGGTATCGCATAGACACATTACTGTTAACGGTCAAGTTGTAAATATTGCTTCTTATGCTTTAAAAGTAGGTGACGTTGTTTCTGTTAGAGAGAAGTCTAAAGGAATGAGTGCTATAAGAGAGTCTCTAGCTAATAACACAACTGTATATCCATGGTTACAGTGGAATCTTGAGGATTTAAGTGGAACTTATTTAGAAATACCAGAAAGAGAGGTAATTCCTGAAGCGATTGAAGAGAGTTTGATCGTGGAATTGTATTCGAAATAATAAGCATTAACAATAAAATTAAAACTTTAAACAATGGCAATTTTAGATTTTCAAAAACCGGATAAAGTGATCATGAATAACTCGACTGAGATTAACGGTCAGTTCGAATTTAGACCTTTAGAGCCTGGTTATGGTATCACAATTGGAAACGCATTGCGTAGAATTCTGCTTTCTTCTTTAGAAGGATATGCACTTACAACAATGAAAATTGATGGAGTGGATCATGAGTTTTCTACAATTAAAGGTGTTGTTCAGGATGTTACTGAAATAGTAATGAACCTAAAACAAATCAGGTTTAAGAAACAAATTGATAATGCAGATGGTGAAAAACTAACTGTATCAGTTAGTGGTCAAAAGGCTTTGACTGCTGGAGATATTGGTAAGTTTACGTCAGGATTCCAAGTGTTAAATCCAGATTTGATAATCTGTGATATGGATACTAGTGTTAAATTGAATATTGATTTAGTAATTGGGAAAGGTAGAGGATATGTTACTGCCGAAGAGAATAAAGTTGTGGATGGTCCAGTAGGAACTATTGCGATTGATGCGATTTATACTCCAGTGAAGAATGTACAGTATTCGGTTGAAAACTTTAGAGTCGAGCAAAAGACTGATTATGAAAAATTAATCTTTGATATTGATACTGATGGATCAATTCATCCTAAAGAAGCATTAAAGGAAGCTGCAAAGATTTTGATTCACCACTTTATGTTATTTTCTGATGAGAAAATAACAATGGATGCAAGTGATGTTTCAGATGTTGAACAATTTGATGAGTCTTCGTTGCACATGAGACAGTTGCTTAAAACGAGATTGGTAGATATGGATCTTTCTGTAAGAGCTTTAAACTGTTTAAAAGCGGCTGATGTAGATACATTAGGAGACCTGGTTAAGTTTAATAAAAATGATTTGTTGAAATTCAGAAACTTTGGAAAGAAATCTCTTACTGAATTGGATGAATTAGTTGAGATCAAGGAATTGACATTCGGAATGGATCTAACAAAATACAAGTTAGACGAGTAAGAATAGAAAGGAATAATAAACGTTAGAAATGAGACACAAGAAAAGCTTTAATCACTTAAGCAGAAAAGCACCGCATAGAAAAGCAATGCTAGCTAACATGGCTTGTTCACTTATAGAACATAAGAGAATAACAACTACTGTAGCAAAGGCAAAGGCATTGAGAATGTTTGTAGAACCGTTGATTACTAAATCGAAAAACGATTCTACTCATTCAAGACGTGTGGTATTTAGTTACTTAAGAGATAAGAATGCAGTATCTGAATTATTTAGAGATGTAGCAGTTAAGGTTAGTGACCGTCCAGGAGGATACACTAGAATTCTTAAGACGGGGAATAGGTTAGGTGATAATGCTGATATGTGTTTGATTGAGTTGGTTGATTACAACGAAAACATGTTGAAGGATTCATCTGCTTCTAAAACCAAGAAAAGAACCCGAAGAGGTAAGAAGAAGGAAGAGGAAGGTGCTGGATATTTAGAAGGATCTGCTGATGCATCAGCTATTGAGGATGCAAAGATTATTGTAGAAGATAAGGCCCCTGAAGCTGTTGCTGAAACAACTGAAAAAGTTACACCAGCGGTAGAAGTATCTACTGAAGAAGTTGTAGTTGATGAGGCTCCTGCAGAAGAAACTCCTAAGGAGGAATCAGCTGAGGATTCAAATCCTTCGGAAGAGGATTCTACGGACGAATCAGAAGCGAAATAAATTTGATAAGGCAGAGTAAGATTTGACTTACATTTTAAGTTATTTAAAGAAGGATAGAGTATTTTTGCACTATCCTTTTTTTTATGAAGTTAATTGGGCAAAATGAAGTACAGTAGCGGGAAACCAGCGATTTTATTATTAGAAGACGGAACCTTTTACGAGGGTAAAGCAGTTGGTGCTAGAGGTGCTGTTGCAGGTGAGATTTGCTTTAATACTGGAATGACAGGATATCAAGAGATATTTACAGATCCTTCTTACTATGGTCAGATAATGGTTACCACAACTTCTCATATAGGAAACTATGGAGTGCATGAAGATGAAGTAGAATCGGAATCTATTAAAATTGCAGGTCTTGTATGTAAGAAATTCTCTTCTACATATTCTCGATATAACGATAAGGTTAGCTCATTACAAGATGATTTTGAGGCACAAAATAAAGTTGGTATTTCAGATGTTGATACAAGAGCAATTGTAAGACATATTAGAAACAAAGGGGCTATGAATGCTATTATCTCATCGGAAGAATTAGATGTTGAAAAGCTAAAAGTAATACTGGCAGAAGTTCCATCTATGCATGGGCTTGAATTATCTTCAAAAGTAACTACGAAGGAAGTCTTTGAATTAGGTTCGCCAGAGTCGAAGTTTAAAGTTGCAGTGTTAGATTTAGGAGTTAAGAAAAACATTCTTAGGTGTTTGGTTGATAGAGGGTGTTATTTAAAGGTGTTTCCTGTGGACTCAACATTTGAAGAAATGAAGGCTTTTAAACCAGATGGCTATATGTTAACGAATGGTCCTGGAGATCCATCGGTAATGACGAATGTTATAGAGACAGTAAAAGAATTAAAAGAAAGTGGTAAAGCAGTATTTGGAATCTGTCTTGGGCATCAAGTGCTAGCTATTGCGTGCGGTTTAAAAACCTTTAAAATGCATAATGGCCATAGAGGAGTAAATCATCCAATAAAGAATTTGGCTACGGGTAAATGTGAAGTAACATCTCAGAATCACGGCTTTGTGGTGGATATTGATTCATTAAAGGAAAACGAAAACATAATAATGACACATCAGCATTTAAATGATGGCACATTGGCAGGGATTCGTTTGAAAAATAAAAATGTATTTTCTGTTCAATTTCATCCGGAGTCTTCTGCGGGTCCAAACGATTCGAGATACCTATTCGATGAATTTGTAGAAAACATGGCCAGTGTAAAGAATATCAACGGTGAGCTAACGGAAGCTCAATAATTAATTAATATCAAATAGTAAATGACATCAATAGCTCAAATATATGCTCGACAAATTCTAGATTCTAGAGGTAACCCCACAGTCGAGGTAGATGTAATCACATCAAATGGAATTTTCGGAAGAGCAGCAGTTCCATCAGGAGCCTCGACAGGAGAGCACGAAGCAGTAGAACTTAGAGATAAAGACTCTCAGGTTTACTTGGGTAAAGGAGTTCAGAAGGCAGTTCAAAATGTGAACAGCGTTTTAAATAGCGAGCTTAACGGAATGAATATTTTCGATCAAGAAGGTATTGATATGGCCATGATAGATATTGATGGTACTCCGAATAAGGCGAATTTAGGAGCAAATGCGATATTGGGTGTTTCATTGGCTTGTGCTAAAGCGGCTGCAGATGAAGCTAAATTGCCTCTATACAGATATGTTGGTGGGTTGAATTCAGTTACTCTTCCTGTTCCAATGATGAACATAATCAACGGTGGATCTCATGCTGATAACAGTATGGATATCCAAGAGTTCATGATAATGCCAATTAAGGCAACGAGCTTTAGAGAGTCATTGAGAATGGGTGTTGAAGTTTTTCATGCCTTGAAAGATGTTTTAAAGGGCAAAGGAATGGCCACGAATGTGGGTGATGAAGGTGGTTTCGCTCCTAACTTAGGTTCAAACTACGAGGCATTGGATACAATTATGATTGCCATTGAAAAGGCGGGTTATAAGCCAGGCGAAGATATTTTTGTTTCTATTGATGCAGCTAGCTCCGAGTTCTATAATAAAGAGAAGCAAGTATATGAATTCAAAAAGTCGAGTGGAGATGAATTGAATTCTTCTGATATGGTTGGATTCTGGAAAGACCTTGCGGATAAGTATCCGATTGTATCTATCGAAGATGGTTTGGATGAGAATGACTGGGATGGTTGGAAAATGCTTACTGAAAAATTGGGGGATAAAGTTCAGTTAGTTGGTGATGATTTATTCGTTACTAATACTGAGAGACTTAAGAGAGGAATTGATGAAGGTATTGCAAATTCGATTTTAGTTAAAGTAAACCAAATTGGAACTTTGTCGGAGACTATAAACGCGGTGAAGCTAGCTAATAATAACTCTTATACAGCCGTTATGAGCCACCGGTCGGGTGAAACAGAAGATACTACGATTGCTGATTTGGCTGTAGCGTTAAATACTGGTCAGATTAAAACCGGATCTGCTTCTAGATCTGATAGAATCGCCAAATACAACCAATTGTTGAGAATAGAAGAGCAGTTGGGTAACACCGCAGAATTTTTGGGAACCCGATTCCCTTTTATCTAGTATATATCTATTACGATTATTTGTAACAGAAAAATTTGGAGTTAAGTCATTAGACTTATTTCATAACATCAATTAAAGAATGGAAACCCTAAAGAAAAAGTTTGCAACCATCGCATTACCGATGGCCGATGAAGTTAAACAATTTGTAAAAGATCACGGCCACGAGAAAGTAGGAGAGATCACCATGGCGCAAGTGTATGGTGGCATGAGGGGTATGTTGGGGTTAGTTACAGAAACTTCTAAACTTGATCCAGAAGAGGGAATTCGATTTAGAGGGTATTCAATTCCTGAGTTAAGAGAATTACTCCCTAAGGCACCAGGTGGTAAAGAGCCACTTCCAGAAGGGATATTCTATTTAATGCTTATCGGTGAGTTACCTACTGAAGATGATGTTGTTGGTCTTACACGTAACTGGGCAATTAGATCGGTAGTACCTACGCACGTTTTTACAGTATTAGATAGTTTGCCTAAATCTACACACCCAATGACTCAATTCTCAATTGCTATCATGGCATTGCAGAATGAATCAGTTTTTGCAAAAGAATATAAAAGGGGAGTAAATAAGAAGGAATACTGGGATTCTACCTATGAAGATGTGATGAATCTTATTGCAAGATTACCTCGTGTGGCTGCCTATATTTACAGAAGAACATACAAGAATGATGTGCATATTGAGCCAGACCCAAGATTGGATTGGGGTGCTAACTTTGCACATATGCTAGGTTATGACTCAGATGATTTCAAAAAGCTTATGCGGATTTATCTTACTATCCATTCGGATCATGAAGGTGGTAACGTATCAGCGCATGCAAATCATTTAATTGGTTCAGCATTAGGTGACGCTTATCAATCGTTTGCTGCATCAATGAGTGGCTTGGCCGGACCGTTACACGGATTGGCTAATCAGGAAGTTGTAAGATGGATTCTTGACCTTCAAGCTGAATTAGGTGGCGGGCAGATTTCAAAAGAGGAAATTAAAGCATATGTGGAAAGAACATTAGCAGATGGTAAAGTTGTTCCGGGATATGGACACGCTGTTTTGAGAAAGACGGATCCACGATTTACAGCGCAATGGGATTTTGCTAATGATTACATAGAGCAAGATGATATTATAGATATCGTTCATAGTATGTACGAAGTTGTTCCTGAAGTATTAGGAGGTCTGGGCAAAGTAAAAAACCCATGGCCGAATGTCGATGCTCATTCAGGTGCGTTACTTCTTCATTATGGAATGGATGAATATGAGTTCTATACAGTTATGTTTGGTGTATCTAGATCCTTAGGTGTTTTAGCACAATTGATATGGGACAGAGCTCTAGGGTTATCTATAGAACGTCCAGGTTCCACAACAACTGAACTTCTTAGGAAAAAATTCGAAGGTCAGCCAGTATAAGTTTTTTAGCCTTTATCTTGTAGTATATTTGATTGTCTAAACAGTATTATTATGGCATTCAGAAATCTTGCAGAGTTTGTTCAAATACTCGAAAAATCAGGAGAGTTAATTCGCATTAAAGAATTCGTTGATCCGAATTTAGAGATCACAGAAGTAGTAGATCGGATATCTAAAACTCCTGATCGCAACAAGGCTTTACTATTCGAGAATAACGGAACTGATTTTCCGATTCTTATAAATTCTTTGGGTTCCTACAAAAGAATATGTCTTGCTTTAGGGGTTAATGATCTAGATGATGTTGGAGCTGAACTCGAGAGTGTTTTTAAAGAACTGGTTGCGCCGAAAGAAAGTATTCTAGATAAGATAAAACTCTTACCTAAACTTGGTGCAATGGCATCTTGGATGCCTAAAACCACAAATAGAACAGGAGAGTGCCAAGAAGTTGTAATCAAGAATCCTGATTTATCCATTCTGCCAGTAATGAAATGTTGGCCGGAAGATGGAGGAGCTTTTCTAACGTTTCCCGTAGTCCATACAATGGATCCTGAAACCAAAATTCGAAATATTGGAATGTATAGAATGCAAGTGATGGAGGGTAACCTAACAGCTATGCATTGGCACAAGCACAAAGATTCTGCTAGTCATTTTAATTCGTATAAAAAGCTTGGAAAAAGAATGCCTGTAGCTGTTTCTCTAGGAGGTGATCCGGCATACACGTATGCTGCTACTGCGCCTATGCCTCCTAATGTGGACGAGTATATGCTTGCTGGTTTTTTAAGAAAGCAGAAGGTTGAGCTGGTAAAATGTAAGACCCAAGACATATATGTTCCTGCAGATTGTGATATTGTTATTGAAGGATATGTAGAGCCTGATGATGAGTTAATATGGGAGGGGCCATTTGGGGATCATACTGGATATTACTCGCTGGCAGATTGGTACCCAAGGTTTCATGTTACTTGTATCACGCATAAAAAGAATGCAATTTATCCTTCTACTATTGTTGGTATTCCACCACAAGAAGATGCTTGGATTGGGAAAGCGACAGAAAGGTT includes:
- the rpsK gene encoding 30S ribosomal protein S11, with translation MAKSTTKKRKVNVESTGHVHIKATFNNIIISLCNTEGQVISWSSAGKMGFRGSKKNTPYAAQVAAEDCTKVAHDAGMRRAKVYVKGPGSGRDSAIRTIHNSGIEITEIVDVTPMPHNGCRPPKRRRV
- the carA gene encoding glutamine-hydrolyzing carbamoyl-phosphate synthase small subunit gives rise to the protein MKYSSGKPAILLLEDGTFYEGKAVGARGAVAGEICFNTGMTGYQEIFTDPSYYGQIMVTTTSHIGNYGVHEDEVESESIKIAGLVCKKFSSTYSRYNDKVSSLQDDFEAQNKVGISDVDTRAIVRHIRNKGAMNAIISSEELDVEKLKVILAEVPSMHGLELSSKVTTKEVFELGSPESKFKVAVLDLGVKKNILRCLVDRGCYLKVFPVDSTFEEMKAFKPDGYMLTNGPGDPSVMTNVIETVKELKESGKAVFGICLGHQVLAIACGLKTFKMHNGHRGVNHPIKNLATGKCEVTSQNHGFVVDIDSLKENENIIMTHQHLNDGTLAGIRLKNKNVFSVQFHPESSAGPNDSRYLFDEFVENMASVKNINGELTEAQ
- the rplQ gene encoding 50S ribosomal protein L17 — its product is MRHKKSFNHLSRKAPHRKAMLANMACSLIEHKRITTTVAKAKALRMFVEPLITKSKNDSTHSRRVVFSYLRDKNAVSELFRDVAVKVSDRPGGYTRILKTGNRLGDNADMCLIELVDYNENMLKDSSASKTKKRTRRGKKKEEEGAGYLEGSADASAIEDAKIIVEDKAPEAVAETTEKVTPAVEVSTEEVVVDEAPAEETPKEESAEDSNPSEEDSTDESEAK
- a CDS encoding DNA-directed RNA polymerase subunit alpha encodes the protein MAILDFQKPDKVIMNNSTEINGQFEFRPLEPGYGITIGNALRRILLSSLEGYALTTMKIDGVDHEFSTIKGVVQDVTEIVMNLKQIRFKKQIDNADGEKLTVSVSGQKALTAGDIGKFTSGFQVLNPDLIICDMDTSVKLNIDLVIGKGRGYVTAEENKVVDGPVGTIAIDAIYTPVKNVQYSVENFRVEQKTDYEKLIFDIDTDGSIHPKEALKEAAKILIHHFMLFSDEKITMDASDVSDVEQFDESSLHMRQLLKTRLVDMDLSVRALNCLKAADVDTLGDLVKFNKNDLLKFRNFGKKSLTELDELVEIKELTFGMDLTKYKLDE
- the eno gene encoding phosphopyruvate hydratase; the encoded protein is MTSIAQIYARQILDSRGNPTVEVDVITSNGIFGRAAVPSGASTGEHEAVELRDKDSQVYLGKGVQKAVQNVNSVLNSELNGMNIFDQEGIDMAMIDIDGTPNKANLGANAILGVSLACAKAAADEAKLPLYRYVGGLNSVTLPVPMMNIINGGSHADNSMDIQEFMIMPIKATSFRESLRMGVEVFHALKDVLKGKGMATNVGDEGGFAPNLGSNYEALDTIMIAIEKAGYKPGEDIFVSIDAASSEFYNKEKQVYEFKKSSGDELNSSDMVGFWKDLADKYPIVSIEDGLDENDWDGWKMLTEKLGDKVQLVGDDLFVTNTERLKRGIDEGIANSILVKVNQIGTLSETINAVKLANNNSYTAVMSHRSGETEDTTIADLAVALNTGQIKTGSASRSDRIAKYNQLLRIEEQLGNTAEFLGTRFPFI
- a CDS encoding menaquinone biosynthesis decarboxylase, whose amino-acid sequence is MAFRNLAEFVQILEKSGELIRIKEFVDPNLEITEVVDRISKTPDRNKALLFENNGTDFPILINSLGSYKRICLALGVNDLDDVGAELESVFKELVAPKESILDKIKLLPKLGAMASWMPKTTNRTGECQEVVIKNPDLSILPVMKCWPEDGGAFLTFPVVHTMDPETKIRNIGMYRMQVMEGNLTAMHWHKHKDSASHFNSYKKLGKRMPVAVSLGGDPAYTYAATAPMPPNVDEYMLAGFLRKQKVELVKCKTQDIYVPADCDIVIEGYVEPDDELIWEGPFGDHTGYYSLADWYPRFHVTCITHKKNAIYPSTIVGIPPQEDAWIGKATERFFLAPIKLTMLPEIVDMELPIEGVFHNLTIVKINKEFAGHAQKVMSAMWGAGQMMFNKILVVVDGDVDIHNYLDVARILTKKVDPESDIYVSAGPMDVLDHACSKFAFGGKMCIDATTKMTEELRSDTLPVVAPKAIDINKIKSEFSDITDMSNDLINLGISIALVSVEKNRPNHIEELNKALFERDDFSTIKVILYVDHVLDLGEVQDVVWRFTNNLDPKRDGCFVKSKDLNSISHVGFDGTRKTKELDNFQRDWPNVVCSDEATIKAIDEKWDKLGLGELIESPSIKHSKQLYGTGAIAN
- a CDS encoding M24 family metallopeptidase, with product KESLYKGLEKAIVGGRVGDIGHAIQNYVEQKGYSVVRELVGHGLGRNLHEGPEVPNYGKQGKGIKLQKGLVIAIEPMINMGKKEIIQKNDGWTIQTKDNQASAHFEHSLAIRNGEPDVLSTFKYIEEVLKKKNREF
- the rpmJ gene encoding 50S ribosomal protein L36, producing the protein MKVRASVKKRSVDCKIVRRKGRLYVINKKNPRFKQRQG
- a CDS encoding citrate (Si)-synthase, eukaryotic; the protein is METLKKKFATIALPMADEVKQFVKDHGHEKVGEITMAQVYGGMRGMLGLVTETSKLDPEEGIRFRGYSIPELRELLPKAPGGKEPLPEGIFYLMLIGELPTEDDVVGLTRNWAIRSVVPTHVFTVLDSLPKSTHPMTQFSIAIMALQNESVFAKEYKRGVNKKEYWDSTYEDVMNLIARLPRVAAYIYRRTYKNDVHIEPDPRLDWGANFAHMLGYDSDDFKKLMRIYLTIHSDHEGGNVSAHANHLIGSALGDAYQSFAASMSGLAGPLHGLANQEVVRWILDLQAELGGGQISKEEIKAYVERTLADGKVVPGYGHAVLRKTDPRFTAQWDFANDYIEQDDIIDIVHSMYEVVPEVLGGLGKVKNPWPNVDAHSGALLLHYGMDEYEFYTVMFGVSRSLGVLAQLIWDRALGLSIERPGSTTTELLRKKFEGQPV
- the rpsD gene encoding 30S ribosomal protein S4; the encoded protein is MARYTGPKSRIARKFQEPIFGEDKYLEKKNYPPGQHGPNKNRRNKQSEYALQLREKQKAKYMYGILEKQFANLFDKASRAKGITGEILLQYCELRLDNTVYRLGIASTRSAARQLVSHRHITVNGQVVNIASYALKVGDVVSVREKSKGMSAIRESLANNTTVYPWLQWNLEDLSGTYLEIPEREVIPEAIEESLIVELYSK
- the rpsM gene encoding 30S ribosomal protein S13 — translated: MARIAGIDLPSKKRGEIGLTYVYGIGKRSAQRILEEAGIDVNVKCEDWDDDQLNKIRKIIGDSYKVEGTLRSEIQLNIKRLVDIGCYRGIRHRTGLPLRGQRTKNNSRTRKGRRKTIANKKKVTK
- the infA gene encoding translation initiation factor IF-1, encoding MAKQLSISQDGTIMEALANAIFRVELENGHSITAHISGKMRMHYIKLLPGDKVKLEMSPYDLSKGRITFRYK